The Sphingopyxis sp. TUF1 genome segment CTGACAGCACACCGCCGACGATCCCCGCGACGATCGCGAAGATCAGGTAGAGCGTGCCGATGTCCTTGTGGTTCGTCGACATGAACCAGCGGACGAAAAAGCCGGGCGTGTCGTGATCGTCGTGCGCATGATCGGCATGGCCGTGCGCGGGTGCAGTCGCTGCAATATCGGTCATCTGTCGGACCCCTTGTTAATTCTTGGCGGCCGGGATGGCGGCGGGAGCCGCTGCCGGCGCTGATTCGGTCGTGGCGGCAGGCGTTGCGGCCGGTGCCGGCGCCGCAGCGGCGGTCTCGTCCACCGGGCCATTCGGATTGCCACCCTTCGAGCGGACCCATGCTTCCCACTTATCCACCGGCAGCACTTCGACCGCGATCGGCATATAGCCGTGATCGACGCCGCACAGTTCCGAACATTGGCCGTAATAAACGCCGACCTTGTTCGCGGTGAAGGTCGTTTCGTTGGCGCGGCCGGGGACGGCGTCCATCTTGGTCCAGAAGGCGGGAACGGCAAAGCTGTGGATCACGTCCGCGCCGGTGATGATGAGCTTAACCTGGCGGCCAACGGGAACGACCATGCGGTTATCGACCGCCAGCTGGTGCGGCTCGCCCGCGGCGTCGGCTTGTTCCTTGCTCAACATCTTCGACACATATTCCCCGATGCCCTGATCGGGATAGGCATAGCCCCAATACCATTGGTATCCGGTGACCTTGATCGTCAGTGCGTCGGCCTTCGGCGGTTCATATTGCGCTGCCAGCAGCCGGATCGACGGCACCGCGATCACCGCGAGAATCAGCACCGGGATCGCGGTCCAGATGATTTCGATGAAAGTGTTATGCGTCGTCTTCGACGGCACCGGGTTCGCCTTG includes the following:
- the coxB gene encoding cytochrome c oxidase subunit II, whose protein sequence is MKSLKTPVIKVLIAAALSLGAVGAGQAQTAATAPAEAPAATVAANPAPATAPVAAPAATPTAAPATADAAAPAGDATYVPMKPTPGVGQPIDRGIDFQPQVSPIGEQAYWFNHVMLLPIITIISLFVLGLLLWVIVRYRAKANPVPSKTTHNTFIEIIWTAIPVLILAVIAVPSIRLLAAQYEPPKADALTIKVTGYQWYWGYAYPDQGIGEYVSKMLSKEQADAAGEPHQLAVDNRMVVPVGRQVKLIITGADVIHSFAVPAFWTKMDAVPGRANETTFTANKVGVYYGQCSELCGVDHGYMPIAVEVLPVDKWEAWVRSKGGNPNGPVDETAAAAPAPAATPAATTESAPAAAPAAIPAAKN